In Dromiciops gliroides isolate mDroGli1 chromosome 5, mDroGli1.pri, whole genome shotgun sequence, the following are encoded in one genomic region:
- the LOC122728572 gene encoding myosin light polypeptide 6-like, whose protein sequence is MCDFTEDQTAEFKEAFQLFDRTGDGKILYSQCGDVMRALGQDPTNAEVLKLLGNPKRDEIDVQVLDFEHFLPMLQTVAKNKEQGAYEDYVEGLRVFDKEGNDTVMGAETRHVLLITLGEKTTEEEEEVLVAGHEDGNGCINYEELVQMVLNG, encoded by the coding sequence ATGTGTGACTTCACAGAGGATCAGACAGCTGAGTTCAAGGAGGCCTTCCAGCTGTTTGACCGCACAGGGGATGGGAAGATCTTATACAGCCAGTGTGGGGACGTGATGCGGGCTCTGGGCCAGGACCCCACCAATGCTGAGGTGCTCAAGCTCTTAGGGAATCCCAAGAGGGATGAGATAGATGTGCAGGTGCTAGACTTTGAACACTTTCTGCCAATGCTGCAGACCGTAGCAAAGAATAAGGAGCAGGGTGCATATGAAGACTATGTAGAGGGACTTCGGGTGTTTGATAAGGAAGGGAATGACACAGTCATGGGGGCTGAAACACGGCATGTTCTTCTCATCACTCTGGGTGAGAAGACGAccgaggaagaagaggaagtgtTGGTGGCAGGGCATGAGGACGGCAATGGTTGTATCAACTATGAAGAGCTAGTCCAGATGGTGCTGAACGGCTGA